One Blastopirellula marina genomic window carries:
- a CDS encoding FAD:protein FMN transferase, with product MTNCRIANTTFWGILLASLGMSFATASAEENSLLSVSQLHMGTMVRIMADFDDAENFQKASNAAFDRIREIEQICSDYRNDSEVLILSAKSPTAKPIAVSDDLWYVLSEAKRIHQLSGGAFDVTVGPLTKEWRRFRRRNRLDEARIEEVRGAVGADNLKLLPDMQAVSLTTGDMRIDLGGIAKGYAIDAALKVLKEHGITRALVDAGGDVGASDAPRGELGWKVGIAGLNPKAPPILITHIANSAVATSGDAYQFLEHNGKRYSHVLDPRTGYGVAHRGTVTVFAENATLADAWASALSVLGPSKAGEVLADQKSVATWMEVLVDEKPTTWTSSNLGHWLSEHHASEPEEDSAP from the coding sequence ATGACCAATTGCCGTATCGCCAACACCACTTTTTGGGGGATTTTATTGGCGTCGTTGGGCATGTCGTTCGCAACCGCGAGCGCGGAGGAGAATTCCCTTCTCTCGGTTTCTCAGTTGCACATGGGGACAATGGTCCGCATTATGGCCGACTTTGACGATGCCGAAAATTTCCAAAAAGCCTCCAATGCAGCCTTCGACCGGATTCGTGAGATCGAGCAGATCTGTAGCGATTATCGGAATGATTCGGAGGTATTAATTCTCTCGGCAAAATCTCCGACAGCCAAGCCAATCGCAGTGAGTGACGATCTGTGGTACGTCCTTTCGGAAGCTAAGCGGATCCACCAATTGTCCGGCGGAGCCTTCGATGTAACTGTCGGGCCGTTAACAAAAGAGTGGCGACGTTTCCGCCGCCGCAACCGATTGGACGAAGCGCGTATCGAAGAAGTACGTGGTGCGGTTGGGGCAGACAACTTGAAACTGCTTCCTGATATGCAAGCGGTGAGTCTGACGACGGGCGACATGCGGATAGATCTTGGTGGAATCGCCAAGGGCTACGCTATTGATGCTGCCCTGAAAGTACTTAAAGAACACGGAATCACGCGGGCACTGGTCGATGCCGGGGGTGATGTCGGTGCTTCCGATGCGCCTCGCGGCGAACTGGGCTGGAAGGTTGGCATCGCCGGATTGAATCCGAAGGCCCCGCCCATTCTGATCACACACATCGCTAACAGTGCGGTGGCCACGTCGGGCGACGCGTATCAGTTTTTGGAACATAACGGCAAACGCTACTCCCATGTGCTCGATCCACGCACCGGATATGGTGTGGCTCATCGTGGAACCGTGACGGTCTTCGCTGAAAATGCAACGCTTGCTGACGCCTGGGCGTCGGCGCTAAGCGTACTTGGGCCTTCGAAGGCAGGCGAAGTCTTGGCGGATCAGAAATCGGTGGCGACCTGGATGGAAGTTCTGGTCGACGAAAAACCGACGACCTGGACTAGCAGCAACTTGGGTCACTGGCTGAGTGAGCATCATGCCAGTGAACCCGAAGAGGATTCTGCCCCGTAG
- a CDS encoding biotin--[acetyl-CoA-carboxylase] ligase — MSDWFPELARIEIERQAHFACVEVFDELSSTSDHALANMESFRNRMPALFVARQQTKGRGRGSRSWFAGDGALTFSALLSKADIPIEPIIWPRISLIAGVAMCQTLETYAAPDLLKVKWPNDVYLAGRKVCGILVEKRELTDPVLCLGVGVNVNNSLEHAPQEVQQRAIALTDVTHQQHFLPEILLEFLVRFRQLCTTNAVSVEPLLEYWRDHCLLTGRQVETVQGGQQIIGECHGIDANGALLVQTSSGQREIMSGEIVRW, encoded by the coding sequence ATGAGCGACTGGTTTCCTGAGCTTGCCCGAATTGAAATCGAACGTCAGGCACATTTCGCTTGCGTTGAGGTCTTTGACGAATTGTCTTCGACCAGCGATCATGCACTGGCGAACATGGAGTCGTTCCGCAATCGTATGCCGGCGTTGTTCGTCGCCCGGCAACAAACCAAAGGGCGGGGTAGGGGATCTCGAAGTTGGTTTGCCGGTGACGGTGCGCTCACGTTTTCCGCCCTGTTATCCAAAGCGGATATTCCTATCGAGCCGATCATCTGGCCGCGCATCTCGCTGATCGCCGGCGTAGCGATGTGCCAGACATTGGAAACCTATGCGGCTCCTGACCTTCTCAAGGTCAAATGGCCGAACGACGTTTATCTGGCTGGGCGAAAGGTGTGTGGAATTCTCGTGGAAAAACGAGAACTAACCGATCCGGTGTTGTGCCTGGGCGTGGGCGTCAATGTCAACAACTCGCTAGAGCACGCACCGCAAGAGGTGCAGCAACGAGCGATCGCGCTGACCGATGTGACACATCAGCAGCACTTTCTGCCGGAGATTCTGCTCGAGTTTCTGGTTCGCTTTCGCCAGCTTTGCACAACCAATGCTGTGTCCGTCGAACCGCTTTTGGAATACTGGCGCGACCATTGTTTGTTGACGGGACGCCAGGTTGAGACCGTGCAAGGCGGGCAGCAGATCATCGGCGAATGTCACGGCATTGATGCCAATGGAGCACTGTTGGTGCAAACCTCGTCTGGCCAGCGGGAAATCATGTCGGGTGAAATCGTCCGCTGGTAA
- a CDS encoding ATP-binding protein: MLRSRIGTYILLLVVTISFVSLVAMTWAARVDRNSAIRHERIEKLQTIVQLIQSSVLEKGTESHIDEERLQKRIASAAAETGVYLTIIDAGGRVLADSLNPPRRMENLREQSEFRAASRDEFGYTQRFLPDQDITMQMVVRRVEHDGNTIAFVRAGLPVEQLQSTSGTITLVMGLIAVGAIGVGIILTRTLEVRLFDPVVELIDACKTLATRGERKNLWNSSQDELGQLVREFQTMSGAVTQRETDLRDQANRIETVLGSMVEGVIAVNADRVVLLANQAVRRLLGIRADKVEGRRLIEITRIRALDQSVQQALSSGQPCSAEFEVNSPFRRVLNLHANCLPGDPCPGVVLVLHDMTELRRLENLRREFVANVSHELKTPLAAIRAYAETLHMGAVNDAENRDYFLGQITDQSDRLHDLIMDMLQLARVEAGQEVFDITDVNVADIAQWCVDSLRDKAAAKAIRLIVESAEDDEVYVRADEEGLRTIVGNLVDNAVKYSGKPGDVLVRWQTEGDQVAISVEDHGIGIPEEAQNRIFERFFRVDKARSREMGGTGLGLSIVKHLASSFGGSVELESQVDKGSTFTVRLKMSRVLTN, translated from the coding sequence ATGCTTCGGTCGCGCATTGGTACATACATCTTGCTGTTAGTGGTCACGATCAGCTTCGTGTCTCTCGTGGCAATGACATGGGCGGCCAGAGTCGATCGGAATTCAGCGATCCGCCACGAACGTATCGAGAAGCTGCAGACGATCGTCCAACTGATTCAATCCAGCGTCCTTGAGAAGGGCACCGAAAGCCACATCGACGAAGAGCGACTTCAGAAACGCATTGCCAGTGCTGCCGCGGAAACGGGCGTCTATCTCACCATCATCGATGCTGGTGGTCGTGTCTTGGCCGATTCATTGAACCCGCCTCGCCGCATGGAGAACCTCCGCGAGCAAAGCGAGTTTCGTGCTGCTTCTCGCGATGAGTTCGGTTATACGCAGCGCTTCTTGCCTGACCAGGACATCACGATGCAAATGGTCGTGCGGCGCGTCGAACACGACGGCAACACCATCGCATTTGTCCGAGCAGGGCTTCCCGTTGAACAGCTGCAAAGCACTAGCGGCACGATAACTCTGGTCATGGGGCTCATCGCTGTTGGGGCGATTGGGGTCGGCATCATTCTTACACGCACTTTGGAAGTGCGCTTGTTCGATCCCGTCGTGGAACTAATCGACGCTTGTAAAACGCTGGCTACCAGGGGCGAACGCAAAAACCTGTGGAACTCTTCGCAAGACGAATTGGGCCAGCTGGTTCGAGAGTTCCAAACGATGTCCGGCGCTGTTACTCAACGCGAAACGGATCTTCGCGATCAGGCGAATCGAATTGAAACTGTCCTCGGAAGTATGGTGGAAGGCGTCATCGCCGTGAACGCCGATCGCGTGGTATTGCTTGCTAACCAGGCCGTTCGCCGGCTGCTTGGAATACGTGCCGACAAGGTCGAAGGCCGGCGGTTAATTGAGATCACTCGCATTCGCGCGTTGGATCAATCGGTTCAGCAAGCCCTTTCCAGTGGCCAACCTTGCTCGGCTGAGTTTGAGGTCAATTCTCCATTTCGGCGTGTCTTGAATTTGCATGCAAACTGTTTGCCCGGCGATCCGTGTCCAGGCGTGGTATTGGTGTTGCACGATATGACCGAGCTTCGCCGCTTGGAGAACCTTCGTCGGGAGTTTGTCGCGAATGTCTCTCACGAATTGAAAACTCCCCTGGCTGCCATCCGGGCGTACGCTGAGACGCTCCACATGGGGGCGGTCAACGATGCAGAGAATCGAGATTACTTCCTGGGGCAGATCACCGACCAGAGCGATCGTCTGCACGATTTGATCATGGACATGCTACAGCTCGCCCGCGTGGAAGCAGGTCAGGAAGTGTTCGATATCACCGATGTCAACGTCGCCGATATCGCCCAATGGTGCGTCGACTCACTGCGGGACAAGGCCGCGGCGAAAGCTATTCGCCTGATCGTTGAGTCGGCGGAGGATGACGAAGTGTATGTACGGGCCGACGAAGAAGGGCTGCGCACAATTGTCGGCAACCTGGTCGATAACGCTGTGAAGTACTCGGGAAAGCCAGGCGACGTCCTCGTGCGATGGCAGACGGAAGGAGATCAGGTCGCGATTTCAGTCGAAGATCACGGGATCGGAATTCCTGAGGAAGCCCAGAATCGAATCTTCGAACGCTTCTTCCGTGTCGATAAGGCCCGCTCCCGCGAAATGGGGGGGACCGGCCTGGGGCTCTCAATTGTAAAGCATCTTGCCAGCTCATTCGGGGGGAGTGTTGAGCTCGAAAGTCAGGTAGACAAGGGATCGACGTTCACAGTGCGCCTGAAAATGAGCCGCGTTCTTACAAATTAA
- a CDS encoding Gfo/Idh/MocA family protein — protein sequence MSKKESKKKSDAAQTSRRDFIKTGSSMLVAGGAIAGSLSIAQSAHAFGSDQIKIGLVGCGGRGTGAADQAMNTEGETKLVAMGDVFEDRLSQSLRALTSRHSKQVDVPADRQFVGFDAYKKVLDSDIDLVILATAPGFRPLHFETAVNAGKHVFMEKPVATDAPGIRRVLEANKIAKEKNLAVAVGLQRHHEKAYIETINRLKDGAIGDIIFCRAYWNSSGVWTRNRTASQTELEYQMRNWYYFNWLCGDHIVEQHIHNLDVINWLMDGPPESAEGMGGRQVRKGADNGEIYDHHMIEFTYPNGVKMLSSCRHIPGCWNSVSEHAHGSRGYADISGGKIYDAKGDLVWSYGQGGRNGHQEEHHDLFAVLRKGERPNEAEYGAHSTMTAIFGRMATYSGGHSGKGGQVLKYQDALNSEIALADFDKLTSMEDEAPVKPNPEAVKKQLEQSPYVVPMPGESITI from the coding sequence ATGTCCAAGAAAGAATCTAAGAAAAAATCGGACGCGGCACAGACGTCGCGACGCGATTTCATCAAGACCGGTTCCTCGATGTTGGTCGCCGGTGGCGCGATCGCCGGTTCGCTGAGCATTGCTCAGAGTGCTCACGCTTTTGGTAGCGATCAAATCAAGATCGGTCTCGTTGGTTGCGGTGGTCGTGGTACGGGTGCCGCCGACCAAGCGATGAACACCGAAGGCGAAACCAAATTGGTCGCCATGGGCGACGTGTTTGAAGATCGCCTCTCGCAAAGTCTCCGTGCCCTTACCAGCCGACACTCGAAGCAGGTCGACGTGCCTGCTGATCGCCAGTTTGTTGGTTTTGACGCCTACAAGAAGGTTCTCGATTCTGACATCGACTTGGTGATTCTGGCAACGGCTCCTGGTTTCCGTCCGCTCCATTTTGAAACTGCCGTCAACGCCGGCAAGCACGTCTTCATGGAAAAGCCGGTTGCGACCGACGCTCCAGGTATTCGTCGCGTGTTGGAAGCCAACAAGATCGCCAAGGAAAAGAACTTGGCTGTCGCGGTTGGTCTGCAGCGTCACCACGAAAAGGCCTACATCGAAACGATCAATCGCCTGAAGGATGGCGCGATCGGCGATATCATCTTCTGCCGAGCTTACTGGAATTCGAGCGGTGTCTGGACCCGTAACCGTACGGCTTCGCAGACCGAACTCGAATACCAAATGCGTAACTGGTACTACTTCAACTGGCTGTGTGGCGATCATATCGTCGAGCAGCACATCCATAACCTCGACGTCATCAACTGGTTGATGGACGGTCCGCCGGAATCGGCCGAAGGTATGGGTGGTCGTCAGGTCCGTAAGGGGGCTGACAACGGTGAAATCTACGATCACCACATGATCGAATTCACCTATCCGAACGGCGTCAAGATGCTCAGCTCGTGCCGCCACATCCCTGGTTGCTGGAACAGTGTTTCCGAGCACGCTCATGGTTCGCGTGGTTATGCCGACATCAGCGGCGGCAAGATCTACGATGCCAAGGGCGATTTGGTTTGGAGCTACGGCCAAGGTGGTCGCAACGGTCACCAGGAAGAGCACCATGATCTGTTCGCCGTCCTACGTAAGGGCGAACGTCCGAATGAAGCGGAATATGGTGCCCACAGCACGATGACCGCAATCTTCGGTCGTATGGCGACCTACTCCGGTGGTCACAGTGGTAAGGGTGGTCAGGTTCTGAAGTACCAAGACGCTTTGAACTCGGAAATCGCCTTGGCTGACTTCGACAAGTTGACCAGCATGGAAGACGAAGCTCCGGTCAAGCCAAATCCGGAAGCCGTCAAGAAGCAGCTGGAACAATCGCCATATGTGGTTCCGATGCCAGGCGAATCGATCACGATCTAA
- a CDS encoding TrmH family RNA methyltransferase produces MSENIIPIDSPQDPRLVRYQREFERKSHMRDGYFVAESQFLVQRLLDSDFEIDSIVVDGVEKIPQLPDHRQGTLPIYVLSRDAIKVLAGYNFHRGIMVCGKRSPRPSIDHVLPIDHSPKLTVLAASMIGDFENLGAIIRTACAFGADAILLDDGCADPFSRRSLRVSTGHAFKIPIVESEDFVADLAKLKSFGFESYATVLSEQATPLKEVTRADRSVLLMGNEGYGLEEGTLTHCDHQITLPMQRGSDSLNVAMATGIFLYHFCYLQS; encoded by the coding sequence ATGAGCGAAAACATTATCCCCATTGATTCCCCCCAAGATCCGCGACTAGTACGGTATCAACGCGAGTTCGAGCGTAAGAGTCACATGCGTGATGGCTACTTCGTCGCTGAAAGCCAGTTCCTGGTACAGCGACTGCTCGATAGTGACTTCGAAATTGATTCGATCGTGGTCGACGGGGTGGAAAAGATTCCTCAATTGCCGGATCACCGACAAGGAACGCTTCCGATCTATGTCCTTTCGCGTGACGCCATTAAGGTACTAGCCGGGTACAACTTTCATCGCGGGATCATGGTTTGCGGAAAGCGGTCGCCACGGCCTTCCATCGATCATGTCCTGCCGATTGATCATTCCCCCAAACTAACCGTTCTGGCTGCTTCGATGATTGGTGACTTCGAGAACCTAGGAGCGATCATACGTACAGCATGTGCCTTTGGTGCCGATGCCATATTGCTCGACGATGGCTGTGCTGACCCGTTCTCGCGTCGTAGCCTAAGAGTATCGACCGGGCATGCATTCAAGATCCCGATCGTCGAATCCGAGGACTTTGTCGCCGACCTGGCAAAGCTCAAGTCATTCGGCTTTGAATCGTATGCTACGGTGCTCTCAGAGCAGGCAACGCCCCTCAAGGAAGTTACCCGCGCTGATCGCAGTGTGCTCCTGATGGGGAACGAGGGATATGGCCTCGAGGAAGGTACACTTACGCATTGTGATCATCAGATTACCCTGCCGATGCAGCGTGGTAGTGACTCACTCAACGTGGCAATGGCCACTGGAATCTTCCTGTATCACTTTTGCTACTTGCAATCGTAA
- a CDS encoding pyruvate carboxylase: MKKISKLLVTNRSEIAIRIFRSAHELGIRTVGMYSYEDRFALHRFKADEAYLIGQQGEPVRAYLDIPGVIRLCQEHGIDAIHPGYGFMSENPDLADACEKNGIVFVGPSKQCLEMLGDKTAARSVAKKAGVPILGGSDAAIENAKAGRELAEKMGFPIILKAAKGGGGRGMRVVRSAEEFEAAFNEAQRESLNAFGSPDIFIEKFIQRARHIEVQLLGDRQGNLVHLYERDCSVQRRHQKVVEIAPAPNLDPKTRQGLCDAAVAIGQAVGYYAAGTVEFLVDADTGEYYFIEVNPRIQVEHTVTEEITGIDLVKAQILVAQGDSLDHPEIGIPTQESVVPFGFALQCRVTTEDPSNKFLPDYGRVTHYRSGAGMGVRLDAGSAFSGAVVHPYYDSLLVKVTARGRRFVDAARRMNRVLQEFRVRGVKTNIPFLIRVMNHPTFIEGTCTTRFIDETPELLEFTPRRDRATKLLKFLGDVAVNGNPLVKDRVISKRRDPAPTPALIADQPNPKGSRDRFKELGVEKFAQWVRDQKQLLFTDTTFRDAHQSLLATRVRTKDLLNISEAYARNCPEMFSLEMWGGATFDTTMRFLKESPWQRLADMREQIPNILFQMLLRASNAVGYTNYPDNVVVAFVEEAAQAGMDVFRVFDALNWVPNMKVAMEAVIAAGGICEASICYTGDISNLKRDKYDLKYYVDLAKQLESMGAHFLAIKDMAGLCKPTAARKLIKTLREEIGLPIHFHTHDTAGIQAASILEGAEVGLDIADAAMAPLSGGTSQPNLNTVVEMLRGTPQESDLKTASIDEIAEYWRSVREFYTPFESTVLPATADLYRHEMPGGQYTNLFQQAHALGLSDQWAQICEIYAQVNDMLGDIVKVTPTSKAVGDMALFMVANELTPTDVLNPDRELAFPASVKDLLGGRMGQPPGGFPEALQKRVMRDEAILTTRPGESFEPADFADAETKVEKFLGRKPKRSEVVSYLLYPKVYEDFAKHELSYGDVSGLPTPVFFYGQEPGEELAVDIETGKTLIVKFLTISDPHPDGSRVVFFELNGQPREVSVIDQSLESDVPKRQKADADDPKQIGSSMPGMVVTIAVEPGEKVAKGQKLLSLEAMKMETTVYAEVEGTVDQVLVKPGSQVEAGDLMIKLA, encoded by the coding sequence ATGAAAAAAATCTCGAAGCTTCTCGTTACCAACCGTAGTGAAATCGCCATTCGCATCTTCCGAAGTGCCCACGAACTCGGAATTCGCACCGTGGGGATGTATTCATATGAAGATCGATTTGCCCTCCATCGATTCAAAGCTGACGAAGCCTACTTGATTGGTCAGCAAGGAGAACCGGTTCGCGCTTATCTCGACATCCCCGGAGTGATCCGCCTTTGCCAGGAACATGGCATCGACGCCATCCATCCCGGCTACGGTTTCATGTCGGAGAACCCTGACTTGGCCGATGCCTGCGAGAAGAACGGTATCGTATTCGTTGGCCCTTCGAAACAATGTCTGGAGATGCTGGGGGATAAGACTGCCGCGCGTAGTGTCGCCAAAAAGGCAGGCGTCCCGATCCTGGGCGGAAGTGATGCCGCAATCGAGAACGCCAAGGCCGGCCGCGAACTCGCCGAGAAGATGGGCTTTCCGATCATCTTAAAAGCGGCCAAGGGCGGTGGTGGCCGTGGCATGCGTGTGGTCCGCTCGGCGGAAGAGTTCGAGGCTGCTTTCAATGAAGCACAGCGAGAATCGCTCAATGCGTTCGGCAGCCCCGATATCTTCATTGAGAAATTCATTCAACGGGCCCGTCATATCGAAGTCCAGTTGTTAGGGGATCGCCAAGGTAATCTGGTTCACCTTTACGAGCGTGATTGCAGCGTGCAGCGTCGTCATCAGAAGGTGGTCGAAATCGCACCGGCCCCCAATCTCGATCCAAAGACTCGCCAAGGCTTGTGTGATGCCGCGGTAGCGATCGGCCAAGCGGTCGGCTACTACGCGGCGGGAACCGTCGAGTTTCTGGTCGACGCTGACACCGGCGAGTACTACTTCATTGAAGTGAACCCACGTATTCAAGTTGAGCATACCGTCACCGAAGAGATCACCGGCATCGACTTGGTCAAAGCCCAGATTCTGGTCGCCCAAGGGGATTCGCTCGATCATCCTGAGATCGGCATTCCTACACAGGAATCAGTCGTGCCCTTTGGCTTCGCGCTGCAGTGCCGGGTGACCACGGAGGATCCCTCCAATAAATTCCTACCCGATTATGGCCGCGTTACGCATTATCGCAGCGGCGCTGGAATGGGCGTGCGACTGGATGCCGGCAGTGCGTTCAGTGGAGCGGTCGTTCACCCCTATTACGACTCTCTGCTGGTCAAAGTGACGGCGCGCGGTCGTCGATTCGTTGATGCGGCCCGGCGTATGAATCGTGTGCTGCAAGAGTTCCGAGTTCGAGGTGTGAAAACGAACATTCCGTTCCTGATTCGTGTCATGAATCATCCCACGTTCATCGAAGGAACCTGTACGACACGTTTCATCGACGAAACGCCCGAGTTGCTCGAGTTCACACCACGTCGCGACCGTGCGACCAAGCTGTTGAAATTTCTGGGTGATGTCGCCGTGAATGGAAATCCGCTGGTCAAAGATCGCGTGATTTCTAAACGTCGCGATCCAGCACCGACACCGGCACTTATCGCCGATCAGCCAAACCCCAAAGGTTCACGTGATCGTTTCAAGGAACTGGGCGTCGAGAAGTTCGCCCAGTGGGTTCGCGATCAGAAGCAATTGCTGTTCACCGATACGACCTTCCGTGATGCGCACCAAAGTCTGCTGGCCACACGTGTCCGCACGAAGGACTTGCTGAACATCTCCGAGGCATATGCCCGTAATTGCCCCGAGATGTTCTCTCTAGAGATGTGGGGTGGAGCGACGTTCGATACAACGATGCGATTCCTGAAGGAATCACCCTGGCAGCGACTCGCTGACATGCGCGAACAGATTCCGAATATCTTATTCCAGATGCTTCTGCGGGCCTCGAACGCGGTTGGTTACACCAACTATCCAGACAACGTCGTTGTCGCGTTCGTCGAGGAAGCCGCTCAGGCCGGAATGGATGTGTTCCGCGTGTTCGATGCCCTTAATTGGGTGCCGAACATGAAAGTGGCGATGGAAGCAGTGATCGCCGCAGGGGGAATCTGTGAAGCGTCAATCTGCTACACGGGCGATATTAGCAACCTGAAGCGTGATAAGTACGACCTGAAGTACTACGTCGACTTAGCGAAGCAGCTGGAGTCGATGGGAGCTCACTTCCTGGCGATCAAAGACATGGCCGGTCTCTGCAAGCCGACGGCTGCTCGTAAGTTGATCAAAACACTTCGAGAAGAGATCGGTTTGCCGATTCACTTCCATACCCACGATACGGCTGGCATTCAGGCAGCGTCGATCTTGGAAGGTGCGGAAGTCGGGCTCGATATTGCCGACGCCGCCATGGCCCCGCTGTCGGGCGGCACTTCGCAGCCGAACTTGAATACCGTGGTTGAAATGCTGCGAGGCACGCCGCAGGAGAGTGACCTGAAGACGGCCTCGATTGATGAGATCGCTGAATACTGGCGTTCCGTGCGAGAGTTTTATACGCCGTTTGAAAGCACGGTTCTACCGGCGACGGCCGACCTTTATCGTCATGAAATGCCTGGCGGTCAGTACACCAACTTGTTCCAGCAAGCTCACGCATTGGGACTGTCCGATCAATGGGCCCAAATCTGCGAGATCTATGCTCAGGTCAACGACATGCTGGGGGACATCGTGAAGGTGACACCCACGTCGAAGGCGGTCGGCGACATGGCGTTGTTTATGGTTGCCAACGAACTGACACCGACTGACGTGCTGAATCCCGATCGAGAATTGGCATTCCCGGCTTCCGTTAAAGACCTGCTCGGTGGCCGTATGGGGCAACCCCCAGGAGGTTTTCCAGAAGCTCTGCAAAAGCGGGTAATGAGGGATGAAGCTATTCTCACTACGCGTCCGGGCGAGAGCTTCGAGCCTGCCGACTTTGCTGATGCGGAAACGAAAGTCGAGAAGTTTCTCGGTCGCAAACCGAAACGAAGCGAGGTGGTTTCGTATCTCCTCTACCCGAAAGTGTACGAAGACTTCGCCAAGCACGAATTGAGCTACGGTGATGTAAGCGGTTTGCCGACGCCCGTCTTCTTCTATGGTCAAGAACCAGGGGAAGAACTGGCTGTCGACATCGAAACAGGTAAGACGCTGATCGTAAAATTCCTGACCATTAGCGACCCTCACCCCGATGGATCACGCGTTGTCTTCTTCGAATTGAACGGACAACCTCGTGAAGTGAGTGTTATCGATCAATCGCTCGAATCGGACGTGCCGAAACGACAAAAGGCCGATGCCGACGATCCCAAGCAGATAGGTTCGTCGATGCCCGGAATGGTTGTCACGATTGCCGTCGAACCAGGCGAAAAGGTTGCCAAAGGGCAAAAACTCCTTTCCTTGGAAGCGATGAAAATGGAAACGACCGTCTATGCCGAAGTCGAAGGGACCGTTGATCAGGTGTTGGTCAAACCTGGCAGCCAGGTGGAAGCGGGCGACTTGATGATCAAGTTGGCATAG
- a CDS encoding response regulator — MARMKILIVEDDRALADVLAYNVRQAGYDVLSAYDGQDGLTQAQVKTPDMVILDLMLPVVDGLEVCRRLRADPATKDIMVLMLTAKAEESDQLIGFSLGADDYVTKPFSVKVLLERIKALERRRRGGETPAADVVSSQGVTIDRRRHRATIHGKPLQLTRSEFRLLETLTRQPGRVFDRSELIDAALGEDTVVMERTIDVHVRALRRKMAEFADLIETVRGVGYRFRDPGAKPSDDVDADDDSVEPAGSGSISRFNI; from the coding sequence ATGGCCCGCATGAAGATTCTGATTGTCGAAGACGACCGAGCCCTGGCCGATGTGTTGGCTTACAACGTTCGCCAGGCTGGCTACGACGTGCTCTCCGCCTACGATGGTCAGGATGGATTGACTCAGGCTCAAGTAAAGACGCCTGACATGGTGATTCTCGATCTGATGTTGCCGGTTGTCGACGGCTTGGAAGTTTGCCGCCGTCTGAGAGCTGATCCAGCAACCAAAGATATCATGGTGCTGATGTTGACCGCCAAAGCGGAAGAGTCTGACCAACTGATCGGCTTCTCGCTTGGTGCCGATGATTATGTCACCAAGCCGTTTAGCGTGAAGGTCCTCCTCGAGCGGATCAAGGCCCTTGAACGCCGCCGGCGCGGAGGCGAAACGCCGGCAGCCGATGTAGTGTCGAGCCAAGGTGTCACGATCGATCGTCGCCGCCATCGCGCAACGATTCATGGCAAACCCTTGCAACTGACTCGCAGCGAATTCCGCCTCTTGGAAACCCTCACTCGTCAGCCAGGTCGTGTGTTCGATCGGTCCGAGTTGATCGATGCCGCGTTGGGCGAAGATACCGTGGTCATGGAACGTACAATCGACGTTCACGTGCGAGCACTTCGCCGTAAGATGGCGGAATTTGCTGATCTAATTGAAACGGTCCGTGGCGTTGGTTACCGATTTCGCGATCCCGGTGCAAAGCCGAGCGATGATGTTGACGCCGATGACGATTCGGTTGAACCCGCAGGTAGCGGCAGCATCTCGCGATTCAATATCTAG
- the phoU gene encoding phosphate signaling complex protein PhoU, translating to MPLHLQRDLDHLHHEVLSLSGIVEEMLEKATRALFERNAQIADEVIGIDIIVDEREVQIEEECLKALALHQPVAVDLRRIATVLKVNNDLERMADLTVNLAERAKSVIEYPMFVIPQRLACMADMAKGMVSDVLDSFVNMDCAAAARVGATDERVDRLNCEVIEELQRTMRERPDQVVPALHCFSASRHIERISDHATNISDDVIYMVEGTIVRHRFSGGANSPFANG from the coding sequence ATGCCTCTCCACCTCCAACGCGACTTAGACCACCTTCACCACGAGGTGTTGTCGCTGTCGGGCATTGTGGAAGAGATGCTGGAAAAGGCAACACGAGCTCTCTTTGAACGCAACGCCCAAATCGCTGACGAAGTCATCGGCATCGATATTATCGTTGACGAGCGAGAAGTCCAGATTGAGGAAGAGTGCCTGAAAGCCCTCGCCCTTCATCAACCGGTGGCCGTTGACTTGCGACGGATTGCCACCGTTTTGAAAGTCAACAATGACCTCGAAAGAATGGCCGACCTAACCGTTAACCTGGCCGAACGTGCGAAATCAGTGATCGAATACCCAATGTTTGTCATCCCGCAACGGTTGGCATGCATGGCCGACATGGCAAAGGGAATGGTTTCGGACGTGTTGGATTCGTTCGTCAACATGGACTGTGCCGCGGCGGCCCGCGTTGGTGCGACCGACGAACGCGTAGATCGCCTCAACTGTGAAGTCATCGAAGAACTGCAACGAACGATGCGCGAGCGGCCTGACCAGGTTGTTCCAGCACTGCACTGCTTCTCGGCGAGTCGGCATATCGAACGTATTTCTGATCACGCGACGAACATCTCTGACGACGTTATTTACATGGTGGAAGGAACGATCGTGCGGCACCGTTTTTCGGGTGGCGCGAACAGTCCCTTTGCCAATGGTTAA